In one Solanum lycopersicum chromosome 11, SLM_r2.1 genomic region, the following are encoded:
- the LOC101251747 gene encoding serine/threonine-protein kinase UCN-like yields the protein MDTIKSSDLILNNLRVIKLLGKGAMGTVFLVHDIFHDPSALSPFALKAVDKSNFSSNAIHRRALWETTLLSRLQHPFLPTLIGFTENSDFICYAVPYCPGGDLNVLRYTQSDHVFSPSAIRFYLAEIVLALEYLHTLGIAYRDLKPENVLIQQSGHVTLTDFDLSTTLTPKKNLEFYSDPENNDILSTQSQPQTFKFSKFAKSMVKCKSNARNGLRKVKSARVSPVSRRNRSSFYERSNSFVGTEEYVAPEIIRGEGHEFSVDWWALGILCYEMLYGTTPFKGKNRKETFRRILMTEPEFIGRKNDLADLIGKLLEKDPTRRLGYRRGASEVKEHEFFRGMKWDRLTEVVRPPFLPLRDVTEEEKKGGITITEYFQKLKAPPSPLWSPSHDEWTNNISLTEF from the coding sequence ATGGATACTATCAAATCATCTGATTTAATTCTAAACAATCTTAGAGTCATCAAACTATTAGGTAAAGGCGCCATGGGAACCGTGTTTCTAGTCCACGACATTTTCCATGATCCATCTGCCTTATCTCCATTCGCTCTGAAAGCTGTTGATAAATCTAATTTTTCTTCTAATGCCATTCACCGTCGTGCACTATGGGAAACCACTCTACTTTCCCGTCTCCAACACCCCTTCCTCCCTACCCTCATCGGATTCACTGAAAACTCTGATTTTATTTGTTACGCTGTCCCCTATTGCCCAGGTGGTGACCTTAACGTCCTACGTTACACTCAAAGCGATCACGTTTTTTCACCTTCTGCTATCCGTTTTTATTTAGCTGAAATTGTACTTGCACTTGAATATCTACACACTTTAGGCATTGCTTATCGAGATTTGAAACCTGAAAACGTACTTATTCAACAATCTGGTCATGTTACTTTAACAGATTTCGATCTATCTACAACCTTAACTCCGAAGAAGAATCTCGAATTCTATTCAGATCCAGAAAACAACGATATTCTATCAACGCAATCACAGCCACAAACATTCAAATTCAGCAAATTCGCTAAATCCATGGTGAAGTGCAAATCTAATGCCAGAAATGGGTTAAGGAAAGTGAAAAGTGCAAGAGTATCTCCAGTGAGCAGAAGGAATCGTAGTTCGTTTTACGAACGTTCAAATTCATTTGTTGGTACTGAAGAATACGTAGCACCAGAAATCATACGTGGAGAAGGTCATGAATTTTCAGTTGATTGGTGGGCGCTTGGTATTTTGTGTTACGAAATGTTATATGGAACGACGCCGTTTAAGGggaaaaatagaaaggaaaCGTTCAGGAGAATATTGATGACGGAGCCGGAGTTCATCGGGAGGAAAAACGATTTAGCCGATTTGATCGGAAAATTGCTCGAGAAAGATCCCACGCGCCGGTTGGGTTACCGGAGAGGCGCGTCGGAGGTAAAGGAGCATGAGTTTTTTCGAGGGATGAAATGGGATAGGTTAACGGAAGTTGTACGTCCGCCGTTTTTGCCGTTAAGAGATGTAAcggaagaagagaagaaagggGGGATCACTATAACGGAGTATTTTCAGAAATTGAAGGCACCACCGTCACCGTTATGGTCACCTTCACATGATGAGTGGACAAATAATATTTCACTAACGGAGTTTTAA